Proteins encoded together in one Rubripirellula reticaptiva window:
- a CDS encoding DUF1475 family protein, translating to MTLCFVVIACMTWVTTVASLDRSVLNAGTGLWPDPWFLATLLDAYFGFLTFFVWVAYKEPSWLARGAWLVAILMFGNFAMSGYLLWQLSKIEKFSWDALLLRHEPAI from the coding sequence ATGACCTTATGTTTCGTTGTGATCGCGTGCATGACTTGGGTCACTACTGTGGCATCACTCGACCGCAGCGTACTGAATGCCGGTACCGGTTTGTGGCCAGACCCTTGGTTTCTCGCAACTTTGCTAGATGCTTACTTCGGTTTCCTGACGTTCTTTGTTTGGGTTGCTTACAAGGAACCGAGCTGGCTCGCTCGTGGGGCTTGGTTGGTCGCGATCCTGATGTTTGGCAACTTCGCAATGTCTGGATATCTGCTATGGCAGTTATCCAAAATCGAGAAATTTTCTTGGGACGCACTTTTGCTGCGTCATGAGCCCGCCATTTGA
- a CDS encoding DUF4832 domain-containing protein, whose amino-acid sequence MTRNRIFYRAFVATLMLFSLSLSASGDDAIELAYAPAAVANPLKGLVPYASDTNVHFPHSMEFGYVGFSDLVKGYDEFDWQPIEHLVSRIAGRGHQAVFRIYLEYPGKTDIIPKFLLDDGLEVHKYLNTNTQPFPPANIETPDYEDKNLRRALSNFIAAFGKKYDGDARIGFITAGLLGTWGEWHTYPKDELFASKTVQAEVMDSYAAAFRITPVLLRYPAGENTWGKASNASRPFGYHDDSFAWATIDTGKKEDSWFYMPALRQAGSGAIEKWKTHPIGGEIRPEAWGKVFDVDPGDKQIQDFRYCVDQTHVSWLMDTGMFEKKSAAERLQRAKAEVRHMGYEFHVPAVSVVVDKDRLNINLKLENRGVAPFYYPWKAEYGLIVEGNVIKTIQATGEITGLLPGDPVRQWRDTWDVSDVPAGKYTLALRVPNALPGGLPLRFANATQDRDVAGWLSLMRVDRSSSR is encoded by the coding sequence ATGACGAGAAATCGAATATTCTATCGGGCGTTTGTCGCTACTTTGATGTTGTTTTCGTTGTCGCTAAGTGCATCAGGTGATGATGCAATCGAACTGGCGTACGCGCCGGCTGCCGTTGCGAATCCGTTGAAAGGATTGGTTCCGTATGCGAGTGACACGAATGTGCATTTCCCGCATTCGATGGAATTTGGTTACGTCGGATTCTCCGACTTGGTGAAAGGCTATGACGAGTTCGATTGGCAGCCGATTGAACATCTCGTGAGCAGGATCGCGGGGCGAGGTCATCAGGCGGTGTTTCGAATCTATTTGGAGTATCCGGGAAAGACGGACATCATTCCAAAGTTTTTGCTTGATGATGGTCTGGAAGTTCACAAGTATCTCAATACGAACACTCAACCGTTCCCGCCCGCGAATATCGAGACGCCTGACTACGAGGATAAGAACCTTCGAAGGGCGCTGAGCAATTTCATTGCGGCGTTCGGAAAGAAATATGACGGCGATGCTCGGATAGGTTTCATTACCGCGGGGCTGTTGGGAACGTGGGGCGAATGGCACACATATCCCAAGGATGAACTGTTTGCTTCGAAGACCGTTCAGGCCGAAGTCATGGATTCCTATGCTGCTGCGTTCAGAATCACGCCGGTACTGCTGCGTTATCCGGCCGGTGAAAACACGTGGGGAAAAGCCTCGAACGCCTCTCGGCCGTTCGGCTATCACGACGACTCTTTTGCGTGGGCGACGATTGACACCGGCAAGAAGGAAGACAGTTGGTTCTACATGCCGGCCCTTCGGCAGGCTGGTTCTGGTGCGATCGAGAAATGGAAAACACATCCGATCGGCGGCGAGATTCGCCCCGAGGCTTGGGGCAAAGTGTTCGATGTAGATCCGGGTGACAAGCAGATTCAAGACTTTCGATACTGTGTCGACCAGACGCATGTTTCTTGGTTAATGGACACAGGCATGTTCGAAAAGAAGTCTGCCGCAGAACGGTTGCAGCGAGCAAAGGCTGAAGTTCGTCACATGGGCTATGAGTTCCATGTACCAGCGGTCAGTGTTGTCGTCGACAAGGACAGGCTTAACATCAATTTGAAGCTGGAAAACCGTGGTGTCGCTCCGTTTTACTATCCATGGAAAGCCGAGTACGGATTGATTGTTGAGGGAAATGTGATCAAGACGATTCAAGCAACTGGCGAAATCACTGGACTTTTGCCTGGCGATCCGGTGCGTCAATGGAGGGACACGTGGGATGTATCGGACGTTCCAGCCGGAAAATACACGCTCGCGCTGCGAGTTCCTAATGCGTTGCCTGGCGGCCTGCCGTTGCGATTTGCCAACGCAACCCAGGACCGCGACGTGGCTGGTTGGTTATCATTGATGAGAGTTGATCGCAGCAGTTCGCGATAA
- a CDS encoding SAM-dependent methyltransferase, with product MSVLSPSAKRPREPRAEYAASEGSDQSKKSSAGLINRTLRKAVLAKLRDIKGGRVTVIDSESTNTFGDHASELHVTIQVHDPVFYREVALGGSIAVGESYRDGHWTCDDLVALIRVFARNMQASSDLGGWGNTLLDIGRKVAHRFNRNTRVGSRRNIAAHYDLSNDFYSLFLDETMTYSSGVFPASGSSLRDASIEKYDRICRKLRLAPSDEVLEIGTGWGGFAEHAVRYYGCRVTTTTISKQQHDFAKQRFGKLGIDDRVSLLMSDYRDLSGEYDKLVSIEMIEAVGHEYYDTFFAKCSSLLKPEGLFALQAITIPDQRYDRYRISVDFIQKYIFPGGCLPSLGALTGAVGRATDFQFAHLEDFALHYARTLQCWRENFHGNLDSIRDLGMTDHFLRLWDYYLCYCEGAFREKQIGVSQILLQKPGNRLEPRYPSLGAIQ from the coding sequence ATGTCAGTTTTATCCCCATCCGCAAAGCGACCAAGAGAACCACGTGCAGAATACGCCGCCAGCGAAGGATCTGACCAATCTAAAAAATCGTCAGCAGGATTAATCAATCGCACCTTGCGTAAGGCGGTGTTGGCGAAGCTGCGAGATATTAAAGGTGGAAGGGTCACTGTCATCGATAGCGAGTCGACAAACACGTTTGGAGATCATGCGTCAGAACTGCATGTGACGATCCAAGTGCATGATCCCGTTTTCTATCGAGAGGTCGCGCTCGGCGGCAGCATCGCAGTCGGTGAATCGTATCGCGACGGTCACTGGACTTGTGATGATCTCGTCGCTTTGATCCGTGTTTTTGCACGAAACATGCAAGCCTCATCTGACTTAGGCGGGTGGGGAAATACGTTGCTTGACATTGGACGTAAAGTCGCTCATCGGTTTAACCGTAACACTCGTGTTGGAAGTCGCCGCAACATTGCTGCGCACTACGATCTCAGCAACGATTTTTATTCGTTGTTCTTGGACGAAACGATGACTTATTCTAGCGGCGTCTTTCCTGCGTCAGGCAGTTCACTGCGCGATGCGTCGATTGAAAAGTACGATCGGATCTGTCGAAAACTGAGGCTCGCCCCGAGTGATGAAGTGCTTGAGATTGGCACCGGCTGGGGCGGCTTCGCCGAACATGCAGTCCGTTACTATGGTTGCCGTGTAACGACAACTACGATTTCAAAACAGCAGCATGACTTTGCCAAGCAGCGGTTTGGAAAGTTGGGGATCGACGACAGAGTATCGCTGTTGATGTCCGACTATCGAGACCTTTCGGGCGAGTATGACAAGCTTGTGTCGATTGAAATGATCGAGGCCGTCGGGCATGAATACTACGACACTTTTTTCGCCAAGTGTTCGAGTTTGCTGAAGCCTGAAGGGCTGTTCGCACTGCAAGCGATCACCATTCCAGATCAACGCTATGATCGTTATCGGATTTCGGTCGATTTCATCCAAAAGTACATTTTTCCGGGTGGTTGCTTGCCTTCGCTGGGGGCACTGACTGGTGCTGTCGGTCGAGCGACTGATTTTCAATTTGCACATCTGGAGGACTTTGCACTGCACTACGCGCGAACCCTTCAGTGTTGGCGCGAAAACTTTCACGGAAATCTTGACTCGATTCGGGATCTTGGGATGACCGATCACTTCCTGAGGCTTTGGGATTATTACCTTTGCTATTGTGAAGGTGCGTTTCGTGAAAAGCAAATTGGCGTTTCTCAGATTCTGCTTCAGAAGCCTGGCAACCGATTAGAGCCGCGTTATCCATCGCTAGGGGCGATTCAATGA
- a CDS encoding SpoIIE family protein phosphatase yields MMIADICGSEETFRRLSCEMRDGLIRNINSIWQNKVVENVGHQFREFAKQGCCGTATVATYFASTRSFVMCNIGNPPPLVFRAREQKWEAIHGETRLVTHAGEEVDGLYSESEYRHIQTKLEPDDTIVLYGNGFAQSAFPTGGIVGHTRLIESLQDSPHTNPESRIAHLIGLIQDNSATDEESTIIVCRVTNVGTRLRDNLLAPLRLFQRPRDSTAFA; encoded by the coding sequence ATGATGATCGCCGACATCTGCGGCTCGGAAGAGACGTTTCGACGACTTTCTTGCGAGATGCGCGACGGGCTGATTCGCAACATCAATTCGATTTGGCAAAATAAGGTGGTTGAAAACGTTGGCCATCAGTTCCGTGAGTTTGCCAAGCAGGGTTGTTGTGGCACAGCAACCGTCGCGACCTATTTTGCTTCGACTCGAAGTTTCGTGATGTGCAACATTGGAAATCCTCCGCCGCTTGTTTTTCGCGCTCGCGAGCAGAAGTGGGAAGCCATTCACGGCGAAACTCGCCTCGTGACGCACGCCGGTGAGGAAGTTGATGGGTTGTACAGTGAAAGCGAGTATCGTCACATCCAAACCAAACTCGAACCGGATGATACGATCGTTCTCTACGGAAACGGGTTTGCTCAATCAGCGTTCCCAACTGGCGGAATCGTCGGTCACACTCGACTGATTGAGTCATTGCAGGACTCGCCGCACACGAACCCAGAGTCCAGGATTGCTCATTTGATCGGTTTGATCCAAGACAACAGTGCGACAGATGAGGAAAGCACGATCATTGTTTGCCGAGTCACCAACGTTGGCACTCGTTTGAGAGATAACTTGCTGGCACCACTACGGCTGTTTCAACGCCCAAGAGATTCAACAGCATTTGCGTAA
- a CDS encoding sigma-70 family RNA polymerase sigma factor, producing the protein MAAVKDQAEITVSSHSRGTLARAPKWLGASELAAAMAVANERILDRRDSSASVLKRATKHRLAEPIEFISNERFGDSGFGDELFAEPLDLQDRNSDLGVSRIRKASFDLPIHLGRLCEAPLLTPEQERRLFCRMNYLRHQAAYYQSMLNPQRPSRVRLELVDRLLAMADWHRDQIVEANLRLVFSIVKKFVNQTNSFDDLLSDGIIGMFRAVDKFDFGRGFRFSTYATLVIRRNAYRSVMETQEEQQQAIGGLQDMEIEVTDERHMSAFSEKRWHLLRSRLAGMLNSLDRREKFIIRARFALGSHRNIKTLQAIANRLGISKERVRQLELRATNKLIEMADSDSAETSS; encoded by the coding sequence ATGGCTGCAGTCAAAGATCAAGCGGAAATCACGGTTTCGTCACACAGCCGTGGAACGCTCGCACGAGCGCCAAAATGGTTGGGAGCGTCGGAGCTTGCGGCGGCGATGGCAGTCGCCAACGAACGCATTCTCGATCGGAGGGATTCTTCCGCGTCCGTGTTGAAGAGAGCGACAAAGCACCGACTTGCCGAGCCGATCGAGTTCATCTCTAACGAACGCTTCGGTGATTCCGGTTTTGGCGACGAGCTGTTTGCTGAGCCGCTCGACTTGCAAGATCGAAACTCCGATTTGGGCGTGTCCCGAATTCGCAAAGCAAGTTTCGATTTGCCGATTCATCTAGGTCGCCTATGCGAGGCGCCGTTGCTGACACCCGAGCAAGAGCGAAGGCTGTTTTGCCGAATGAATTACTTGCGTCATCAGGCGGCGTACTATCAGAGCATGCTAAACCCGCAGCGCCCTTCGCGTGTACGTCTTGAGCTTGTTGATCGTTTGCTCGCGATGGCTGATTGGCACAGAGATCAAATTGTTGAGGCAAACTTGCGTCTCGTCTTTAGCATCGTGAAGAAGTTTGTAAATCAAACAAACTCGTTCGATGATCTTCTCAGCGACGGCATCATTGGAATGTTCCGTGCCGTCGACAAGTTCGACTTCGGTCGTGGATTCCGATTCAGCACCTACGCAACGCTTGTGATTCGACGTAATGCATATCGCTCAGTGATGGAGACGCAGGAAGAGCAGCAGCAAGCCATCGGTGGCCTGCAGGACATGGAAATCGAGGTTACCGATGAACGTCATATGTCGGCGTTCAGCGAGAAAAGATGGCATCTGTTGAGAAGTCGGCTCGCTGGGATGCTCAACTCTCTTGATCGGCGTGAGAAGTTCATCATTCGCGCTAGGTTTGCGCTGGGGTCTCACCGAAATATCAAAACGCTGCAAGCGATCGCAAATCGCCTCGGGATTTCGAAGGAGAGAGTGCGACAGCTTGAGCTTCGTGCTACCAATAAGCTGATCGAAATGGCTGATTCGGATTCTGCAGAAACATCGAGTTGA
- a CDS encoding DUF1365 domain-containing protein: MHSCLYRGHVRHQRLSPAHQFQHSTSWAYLDLAEVADVVQASWCLSNRRFAPASYRRADHFGNPALPMINTVYDFVREKTGLRLDGPVRLLTQLRHFGVYFSPINVFYCFDQHESLVAQVAEVSNTPWNERHAYVLWEGNRRPGSAERYSHAKEFHVSPFMGMDSQYEWRIGSPGEKLNLSLGCDRQGDRIFQADLQLNRIAMTDGQLIRGMVRRPIAAAHIISAIYFQALRLWMKKCQFYPHPQSDQENHVQNTPPAKDLTNLKNRQQD, translated from the coding sequence ATGCACAGTTGCCTTTATCGCGGTCACGTTCGGCATCAACGATTGTCTCCAGCTCATCAATTCCAACACTCCACATCCTGGGCTTACCTAGACTTGGCAGAGGTCGCTGATGTCGTGCAAGCGAGTTGGTGTCTAAGCAACCGTCGTTTCGCGCCTGCTTCGTATCGGCGCGCCGATCACTTCGGCAATCCAGCCTTGCCAATGATCAATACTGTTTATGATTTCGTTAGAGAAAAGACAGGGCTGCGATTGGACGGTCCTGTCAGATTACTGACACAGTTGCGTCATTTTGGCGTCTACTTCAGTCCTATCAACGTTTTCTACTGTTTCGACCAGCACGAGTCGCTGGTCGCGCAGGTGGCAGAAGTTAGCAACACGCCATGGAATGAACGTCACGCTTACGTGCTTTGGGAGGGCAATCGGCGTCCCGGTTCTGCCGAACGTTATTCTCATGCCAAAGAATTTCATGTGTCACCGTTTATGGGGATGGATTCGCAGTACGAGTGGCGAATTGGCTCGCCCGGTGAAAAGTTGAATTTGTCGTTGGGATGTGATCGCCAAGGCGACCGGATCTTCCAAGCTGATTTGCAGTTGAATCGAATTGCGATGACTGACGGACAGCTCATTCGCGGCATGGTTCGGCGTCCCATTGCAGCTGCCCACATCATTAGCGCCATCTATTTTCAAGCTCTAAGACTTTGGATGAAGAAATGTCAGTTTTATCCCCATCCGCAAAGCGACCAAGAGAACCACGTGCAGAATACGCCGCCAGCGAAGGATCTGACCAATCTAAAAAATCGTCAGCAGGATTAA
- a CDS encoding DUF1295 domain-containing protein, translating into MLVSIAMVVLWLVSLRLKDASIVDIFWGLGFVLIAWMTMAVATQDLRSILLVAMTTIWGVRLAAYLAWRNHGKGEDSRYAAMRDHRGGSFWWVSLVTVFGLQGAVMWLISLPIQVGSCETVPMSLPNYAGLIVWAIGFLFESVGDFQLARFKSKAENNGKVMDRGLWRYTRHPNYFGNSLIWWGIFWVSASSSTLWLAISPILMTFLLLKVSGVALLEKSLANRSGEYRDYICRTSAFFPWPPARRHGSKLV; encoded by the coding sequence GTGCTAGTTTCTATCGCGATGGTTGTGTTGTGGTTGGTCAGTTTGCGACTGAAGGACGCAAGCATTGTCGATATTTTCTGGGGACTCGGTTTTGTCCTGATCGCTTGGATGACCATGGCTGTAGCGACGCAAGATCTGCGTTCGATTCTGCTGGTCGCGATGACGACGATCTGGGGCGTTCGGCTAGCTGCCTACCTGGCGTGGCGAAATCATGGCAAAGGTGAGGACTCGCGTTACGCAGCTATGCGGGACCACCGCGGTGGTTCATTCTGGTGGGTGAGTCTGGTCACAGTCTTTGGTTTGCAGGGAGCCGTGATGTGGTTGATTTCGCTGCCTATTCAAGTTGGATCGTGCGAGACGGTTCCGATGTCTCTGCCGAATTATGCAGGGTTGATCGTTTGGGCGATTGGGTTCTTGTTTGAATCGGTTGGTGATTTCCAGTTGGCGAGATTCAAGTCCAAGGCTGAAAATAATGGCAAAGTGATGGACCGAGGCCTTTGGCGTTACACTCGGCACCCGAACTACTTTGGCAACTCACTGATCTGGTGGGGTATCTTTTGGGTGTCGGCTTCGTCTTCGACTCTTTGGCTAGCTATCAGCCCCATTCTGATGACGTTTCTGCTGCTGAAAGTCTCAGGCGTTGCGTTGTTGGAAAAGAGCCTTGCGAACCGTTCGGGTGAGTACCGTGACTACATCTGTCGGACCAGTGCGTTTTTCCCTTGGCCGCCTGCACGTAGGCATGGCAGTAAGCTCGTGTGA
- a CDS encoding fasciclin domain-containing protein, with product MTVSAVVSAEPARKDIVDTTVESGSFTTLAAALGAVDLVEVLKGDGPFTVFAPTDEAFSKLPAGTVETLLRPENKQKLVDILTYHVIPGAVPAKEAVRLSNATTLNGQRVDIQFADARLKIDAASIIDSDILCSNGVIHVIDQVILPSSDDIPTAAGNAGVFTTLLAAAGAAGLVETLAGQSPLTIFAPTDAAFAKLPQGTVSSLLEPENKAKLASILKYHVVAGRVYSDGAVAAGKARTLEGGSVQVAIVDGVARVNDAKLISTDIDAVNGVIHVIDSVMLPPVKESVSISPRRMIELAIGQGAPLYNGGNVSQCTAVYMETVGNLLSGHSQQMSSTTRNVLQTALSNAQHTTNADHQAWTLRHALDHAFNSMAYVR from the coding sequence GTGACTGTGAGTGCTGTTGTCTCTGCTGAGCCTGCGAGAAAAGACATTGTTGACACGACAGTCGAGTCCGGGTCTTTCACCACGCTCGCGGCCGCACTTGGTGCCGTCGACCTCGTCGAGGTGCTTAAAGGTGACGGTCCCTTCACTGTTTTTGCGCCGACGGACGAGGCGTTCTCTAAACTGCCGGCGGGAACGGTTGAGACTCTGCTGAGGCCGGAGAACAAACAAAAGCTGGTGGATATTCTGACCTACCACGTAATCCCTGGTGCAGTGCCAGCGAAGGAAGCGGTTAGGCTGAGTAACGCGACAACCTTGAACGGTCAGCGAGTGGATATTCAGTTCGCGGATGCGCGGCTTAAGATCGATGCAGCGAGCATCATCGACAGCGACATCTTGTGCAGCAACGGGGTCATTCACGTCATTGATCAAGTGATCTTGCCTTCGTCTGACGACATCCCGACCGCTGCCGGCAACGCTGGAGTTTTTACGACATTGCTCGCCGCTGCTGGCGCGGCTGGTCTTGTCGAAACGTTGGCGGGGCAAAGTCCGCTAACCATCTTTGCCCCTACGGACGCGGCATTCGCGAAACTTCCCCAAGGCACGGTCAGCTCGCTGCTCGAGCCGGAGAACAAGGCCAAGCTAGCTTCGATCTTGAAGTATCACGTTGTCGCTGGTCGGGTCTATTCGGATGGGGCTGTCGCGGCGGGTAAAGCGAGGACTTTGGAGGGTGGCAGCGTCCAAGTTGCGATCGTTGACGGAGTAGCGAGAGTCAACGATGCGAAATTGATCAGCACGGACATTGATGCCGTTAACGGTGTTATTCACGTGATCGATTCCGTGATGTTGCCGCCCGTGAAGGAGTCAGTTTCGATTAGTCCTCGTCGTATGATTGAGCTGGCGATTGGGCAAGGTGCGCCGTTGTACAATGGCGGAAACGTAAGCCAGTGTACCGCTGTGTATATGGAGACTGTCGGCAATTTGCTTTCGGGCCACTCGCAACAGATGAGTTCAACCACCAGGAACGTTTTGCAAACAGCATTATCCAACGCTCAGCATACTACCAACGCGGACCACCAAGCTTGGACACTGCGGCATGCATTGGATCACGCTTTTAACAGCATGGCGTACGTGCGTTAG
- a CDS encoding SAM-dependent methyltransferase, giving the protein MSMIQLAEKRWLPDPVIRFGMRKLLRERLEQERLLAAGQYEHALDEFADRQRRSVVTIETHRANEQHYEVPADFFELVLGKRLKYSCGLWEKPTASLDESEEAMLRLTCERAGIENGMRVLDLGCGWGSLSLWIAEKYPDCQITSLSNSTSQKAFIDRKSEQRHFNNVNVLTADVGSFDTSEQFDRIVSVEMFEHVRNHEDLLSRIARWLVPSGLLFVHIFCHRNLAYTFETEGEQNWMGRHFFSGGIMPAEDLFLRYQRDLSVKQQWWIDGRQYARTCEAWLSRLDAREPAVKQALIASKSDELPKVLVQRWRMFFMACAELFKYDNGNQWGVGHYLFDVKQLPGQSR; this is encoded by the coding sequence ATGTCGATGATTCAATTAGCCGAGAAACGCTGGCTTCCCGATCCCGTGATTCGTTTTGGTATGCGAAAGTTGCTGCGTGAACGCCTCGAGCAGGAAAGGTTGCTCGCCGCCGGGCAATATGAACACGCTTTGGACGAATTTGCTGATCGGCAACGCCGAAGTGTGGTCACGATCGAGACTCACCGCGCCAACGAACAGCACTATGAGGTGCCAGCCGATTTCTTTGAGTTGGTTTTGGGCAAGCGATTGAAATACAGTTGCGGCTTGTGGGAAAAACCGACTGCGTCATTGGACGAGTCGGAGGAAGCGATGTTAAGGCTGACATGCGAACGTGCCGGTATTGAAAACGGAATGCGAGTCTTGGACCTCGGCTGTGGATGGGGGTCGCTCTCGCTTTGGATCGCAGAAAAGTATCCAGACTGCCAAATCACGTCGCTATCGAACTCGACCAGCCAGAAAGCGTTCATCGATCGGAAGTCCGAACAACGTCATTTTAATAACGTCAACGTTCTCACGGCTGACGTTGGCAGCTTTGATACCTCGGAACAATTCGACCGAATTGTCTCGGTAGAAATGTTTGAGCATGTTCGCAATCACGAAGACTTGCTTAGCCGGATCGCACGTTGGTTGGTCCCGAGTGGACTACTGTTTGTGCACATTTTCTGCCATCGAAACTTAGCCTACACTTTCGAAACCGAAGGCGAGCAGAACTGGATGGGACGCCACTTCTTCTCCGGTGGAATCATGCCGGCTGAGGATTTGTTTCTGCGTTACCAAAGGGACTTGTCCGTCAAGCAGCAGTGGTGGATTGACGGTCGGCAGTACGCAAGAACTTGTGAAGCATGGTTGTCGCGTTTGGATGCACGAGAGCCTGCGGTGAAGCAAGCTTTGATTGCGTCGAAGAGCGACGAGCTGCCGAAGGTTTTGGTTCAGCGCTGGCGGATGTTCTTCATGGCTTGCGCCGAATTGTTTAAGTACGACAATGGTAACCAGTGGGGTGTTGGACACTATCTGTTTGATGTGAAGCAGTTGCCGGGCCAATCGAGATGA
- a CDS encoding NAD(P)/FAD-dependent oxidoreductase, giving the protein MRIAVVGSGISGNLAARILSAKHEVDLYESSSHLGGHAHTVDVSVYDSDISADVAFMVLNRRTYPNFCRMLELLGVGTQESDMSLSIRCWRTGLEYQGSSLNGLFAQRRNLVRPSFYRMLRDITRFNRKAIEFCQSSDDRTSLGEFLNGIGVGVEFREQYFVPMSAAIWSADPACLSSFPARFILGFCRNHGLLQLTDRPQWLTIANRSRSYVEPLMRPLRGRVFLNSSVHEVRRVEDGVQLSLPDRDTKYDHVILASHADQSLQLLKDASEDEREVLAGFSYQANKAVLHTDESVLPRRRHAWASWNYHIPLQPSNRASVTYDLNRLQSLGLPGPLCLTLNPQCSIDPSKIVRRFEFEHPVFSHDSIASQRNFCSINGVNRVSFCGAYWGYGFHEDGVNSALAVTRRFGLGLDVLSDPANQVKEVASPLVGA; this is encoded by the coding sequence ATGCGAATCGCAGTCGTCGGATCGGGCATCAGTGGGAATCTCGCTGCCCGCATTCTCTCCGCAAAACATGAAGTCGATCTGTACGAGTCGTCCTCGCATCTTGGTGGGCACGCTCATACGGTAGACGTGTCCGTTTACGATAGCGACATATCCGCCGATGTCGCCTTCATGGTTTTGAACCGTCGAACTTATCCTAACTTCTGCCGGATGCTTGAACTTTTGGGGGTCGGGACGCAAGAAAGTGACATGAGTTTGAGCATTCGTTGTTGGCGAACAGGACTCGAATACCAGGGAAGTTCTCTGAATGGTTTGTTTGCACAGAGACGCAACCTGGTTCGTCCGTCCTTTTACAGAATGCTTCGTGACATTACGCGATTCAATCGAAAGGCGATTGAGTTTTGCCAATCGAGTGACGATCGAACCTCGCTCGGAGAATTTCTCAATGGCATCGGCGTCGGAGTTGAGTTTCGTGAGCAGTACTTTGTGCCTATGTCGGCAGCGATCTGGTCAGCCGATCCTGCCTGCCTCTCCAGTTTTCCTGCTAGGTTCATTTTAGGTTTCTGTCGGAATCACGGTTTGCTACAATTGACCGATCGTCCTCAATGGTTGACCATCGCGAATCGTTCACGCAGCTACGTCGAACCGTTGATGCGTCCTCTGCGTGGCCGCGTTTTTTTGAATTCATCGGTACATGAAGTTCGTCGAGTTGAAGACGGAGTGCAACTGAGTTTGCCTGATCGAGACACCAAATACGATCACGTTATTTTGGCATCGCATGCTGATCAATCGTTGCAGTTACTCAAAGACGCGAGCGAAGATGAGCGAGAAGTGCTGGCTGGATTCTCTTACCAAGCCAACAAAGCGGTTCTGCATACCGACGAATCCGTTCTTCCGCGCCGACGTCATGCTTGGGCGAGTTGGAACTACCACATCCCACTGCAACCTAGTAATCGGGCCAGCGTCACTTATGACCTGAATCGGCTTCAAAGTCTTGGGCTGCCGGGTCCGCTTTGTTTAACACTTAATCCTCAGTGCAGCATTGACCCGAGCAAAATCGTGAGGCGGTTCGAATTCGAGCATCCCGTTTTTTCTCACGATTCGATCGCTTCTCAGCGAAATTTTTGCAGTATCAACGGCGTGAATCGTGTTAGCTTTTGCGGCGCGTACTGGGGTTATGGATTTCACGAAGATGGTGTCAACAGTGCCCTAGCTGTAACGCGTCGATTCGGGCTGGGCTTGGATGTGCTTTCAGATCCCGCGAATCAAGTCAAAGAAGTCGCTTCTCCGCTGGTTGGGGCCTAG